The Pseudonocardia sp. HH130630-07 DNA window CTCCGGTCGGCGTCGGCCACCAGATCGGTCAGGACGGCGTCGGCCTCCGGCCCGGGAACCTCGGCGAGCGCCGTCGTCAGCCGCAGCCTGACCGACACCTCGGCGCCGGTCAGCGCCTCCGCGATCGCCGCGGCGACCTCGGCGCCCCGGTGCTGCGTCGACGCCAGTGTCCCCAGCACCTCCGCGGCCTCCACGTCGTCGGGACCGTCGACGACCATGTCGACGAGCGCGGCCACCGTGTCCGGCAGACCGAGCGTGCCGCGCACGAGGGTCGCGCGCCGCGCCACCAGTGGATCGGCGTGCCGGAACGCCTCGGCCAGCACCGACAGGGCCCGGGGCGACCCGATCTTCAGCAGCGCGGTCAGCGCACGGTGCCGACGGTCGGCGTCCGGTGCGTCGAGCGCGTCGGCCAGCACCGCGACCGCGTCGTCGCCGGCCCGGGCGACGGCCCAGTCCAGTGCCCCGGCGACGACCGGGTCGGGCTCGGACAGCGTGGCCTCGGCGAGCAACTCGGCGTCCCGCGTCGCCCCGCCGGTGAGCGACAGGGCGAGCCGCTGCCGGGCCGAGGGGTCCGCCGCCTCCAGTCCGCGCAGGAGCCCGGTCGTCCGGAGCACGTCCGTCCAGTCGGCCGGGTCGCTCCCCCGGACCCGTCCGAGCCTGCGCAGCAGCTCCTCGTCCCGGGCGATCCGGTCCCGGGTACGGGCGACGAGCCGCTCGACCAGCGCGGTCGGGTCGAACGAGAGATCGCCCAGGGCCTCCGCGACGTCGGGCAGGCCCATGCCCAGCGCGCGCAGGCCCTCCACGTGGAACAACCGGCGGACGTCGGCCTCGGAGTACTCCCGGTAGCCGCCGAGGGTGCGCCCGGACGGGCGCACCAGCCCGATCGCGTCGTAGTGACGCAGCATGCGGGCGCTGATCCCGGACCGCCGGGACACCTCGCCGATCAGCACATCGTCGCTCCCTCGCCGAGCGGCGCCCCGCGGAGCGCGACGATCCGGCGGGCCTCGTCCATCGCGCCGTCGAACGCCTCGTCGGGATCGGCCATGACCCGCTCGGTGGCGACCGCGTGCGCCCGAACGTCGGGATCGGACGCGGTCGCGGCCCGGGCGACGGCGGGCTCGGCCGCTTCTCCCAGCACCGCGAAGGCGCGGCTCAGGCTCCTCTGCAGCTCCCGGCCACCCCGGCCGAACTGCGTCGCCAGGGTCGCCGCCAGCCCGCTCTCGGCTCCCTCCGGGACCAGACCGGCCGCCGTACGCCACGCGGTGCGGGCCACCTCGTCGTCCGCGTCCTGCAGCAGCGCGGTGCTGATCGCGGGCCACGCCCGGGGGTCGCCGATCTTCGACAGCGTGTGCAGCGCCTGGCTCCGGCCCTGCGCGACCTCGGAGCCGAGCTCGGCCAGCAGGAGGTCCACCGTCACCGCGGCATCATGCCGGGTCAGCGCCCAGGTCAGCATGTCGCGGACGTAGAAGTCGGGTTCGACGGCGCACCGCCGGACCAGCATCTCGACGTTCGCCGGGTCGGGGCGCGTCCCCGCGGCGAGCGCCGCGTTCAGGCGCACCGACACCGCCGGGTCCGCCAGTGCCGGTCCCGGGTGTGGGCCATCGTGCACGTCGGTCATCTCGACCACCTCCGCCCGTGATCCAAGGCCTTGTCACGGTGTCAGGGTCAAGCAGGAACGCGCTGCTCCGTCCAGCACGGCGCCCGGGGGATCCGCTCCGCCCGGACTCCGCACTCCGGTACGAAGCCCGGATGGGCCCCTGACCGCGGACCGCCTGCGCGAGGCCGTCGATCTCCTTGCCCGGCCGAGGCCGCCCGCATGTACCGGCACCCGAACCTGCACGCCTGGCGGGTGATGCCGGACCGGATCGCGGCCGGGGAGCGGGGCCGCATCGTCGTCGTCTTCGTCGACGCGCTCGACGAAGACCCGAGCAGCCCTTACGACGCGGTGTTCCGTACCCAGGTCGCCCGCGGCGAGCGCTCGGAACTGCACGTGTGACGACGGCCCGGGCGGACCGGCCGCCACACGCTACGGTCCGCCGGTGCTCGTCGTCGGCTCGATCGTCATCCGTGTGACCGATCTGG harbors:
- a CDS encoding MerR family DNA-binding transcriptional regulator translates to MLIGEVSRRSGISARMLRHYDAIGLVRPSGRTLGGYREYSEADVRRLFHVEGLRALGMGLPDVAEALGDLSFDPTALVERLVARTRDRIARDEELLRRLGRVRGSDPADWTDVLRTTGLLRGLEAADPSARQRLALSLTGGATRDAELLAEATLSEPDPVVAGALDWAVARAGDDAVAVLADALDAPDADRRHRALTALLKIGSPRALSVLAEAFRHADPLVARRATLVRGTLGLPDTVAALVDMVVDGPDDVEAAEVLGTLASTQHRGAEVAAAIAEALTGAEVSVRLRLTTALAEVPGPEADAVLTDLVADADRRVALTAGQLLRVRPDGG
- a CDS encoding HEAT repeat domain-containing protein, which gives rise to MTDVHDGPHPGPALADPAVSVRLNAALAAGTRPDPANVEMLVRRCAVEPDFYVRDMLTWALTRHDAAVTVDLLLAELGSEVAQGRSQALHTLSKIGDPRAWPAISTALLQDADDEVARTAWRTAAGLVPEGAESGLAATLATQFGRGGRELQRSLSRAFAVLGEAAEPAVARAATASDPDVRAHAVATERVMADPDEAFDGAMDEARRIVALRGAPLGEGATMC